A stretch of the Massilia sp. W12 genome encodes the following:
- a CDS encoding PAS domain S-box protein: MHRTLNRQLRRECGIESDEELQALLEAAQKLSSQSGLPAELQSFLEGLQGFIDRVDSTYEQYDRDLDLRSRSLEMSSSELSSVNEKMRADIVSRNRVLASLREAAAALLEHNETGLQLPAEEDLEGLSALLPSLVKQQEASRLELFNQRFAMDQHAIVSITDTSGNILYVNDKFCLISGFSREELIGNNHRLINSHYHPLDFFSNLWQTITSGRVWHGQICNRSKAGEQYWVDATIVPFLDGDGQPYQYIAIRTEITESKRMAEKIANSEREYRTVVNSLKEIVFRVDQTGAWTFLNPAWSNVTGYAIEESLGKNALHFVYPQDREEVACSFADLLEDRVQSIKLQLRFNTTQGEFRWIDLYAQRECDENDRLLGLTGSLSDITEQRNATEQLKENLSFIDALIETIPQAIYLKDVDGRYMRMNRAACELFGVTEAQMVGKTVFDLLPPDLAEFHHERDLKLYQERGTQNYEVMLNIHGRQVYTMYSKACLLRPDGSPRGLVGTIVDMSNQKAAERALLQAKEAAESASRSKSEFLANMSHEIRTPMNGIIGMTDLTLETELDRHQREYLEIVRSSADALLQIINDILDFSKIEAGKMTIEAITFDFNKTMLETLRVLSLRAQEKGLELALELDPEIPAFLIGDPGRIRQVLTNLVGNAIKFTERGEVVVRAAVKRLEQKLMLKISVTDSGIGIPKDKQQMIFEAFAQEDGSTTRRFGGTGLGLSITRLLVGMMGGEVTVESTVGVGSTFAVTLVLGIDHEAKPAQPLGDWRSLRGMRFMLVDDNQTNMTILRAIFARWSVETICQFSGEAALQYCQSAAEAPDCIVMDFAMPGMNGFETAAAISTHEKYAKTPIIMLSSTGMPGDATQSRKFGIQSYLLKPTTPDEILQAALSLIGGGRSQQQAQASAARLANRDPEQSLEIMLVEDNLSNQKLATALLKKWGHKVDVANNGQEALDRHEQKKYDIILMDLQMPVMGGFEATGKIREREAAGAPHTPVIAMTANALEGDREKCIAGGMDDYLSKPFKSDAFQAILKRYGPSATPAPQVNAEVVCSPDIPAVLGPLQSLQQNAKQYDYASGIATADQEIVLAIAEHFLVHAPEQIEYMRRAWKGKDLDSLQRHAHSMTGLFGNFNALPLQKISDEINYCVKANELDDIPALLDALDGGYAMLAPYLESAAKRANRLI; encoded by the coding sequence ATGCATCGCACGCTGAACCGGCAACTGCGCCGCGAATGCGGCATTGAGTCGGACGAAGAGTTGCAAGCGCTGCTTGAGGCGGCGCAAAAGCTCAGCTCACAGTCCGGCTTGCCTGCAGAATTGCAATCCTTCCTGGAAGGGTTGCAGGGCTTTATTGACCGCGTTGACAGTACCTATGAGCAGTATGACAGGGACTTGGATTTGCGCTCGCGCAGTTTGGAGATGAGTTCATCTGAACTCTCTTCTGTGAATGAAAAAATGCGCGCCGATATTGTCAGCCGCAATCGTGTCCTGGCCTCATTGCGCGAAGCGGCAGCGGCCTTGCTCGAACATAATGAAACCGGTTTGCAATTGCCGGCGGAAGAGGATCTGGAAGGACTGTCGGCCTTATTGCCGAGTTTGGTCAAGCAACAGGAAGCCAGCCGGCTTGAGTTGTTTAACCAGCGTTTTGCCATGGATCAACATGCGATTGTGAGCATAACGGATACCTCTGGCAATATTCTGTATGTCAATGATAAATTTTGTCTGATCAGCGGCTTTTCGCGCGAAGAATTGATCGGCAATAATCACCGCTTGATTAATTCGCATTATCACCCCTTGGATTTCTTCAGCAATTTGTGGCAAACCATCACCTCCGGGCGCGTGTGGCATGGGCAAATATGCAACCGTTCAAAAGCCGGTGAGCAATACTGGGTGGATGCCACGATTGTGCCATTCCTGGATGGCGATGGTCAGCCTTATCAATATATTGCAATCCGCACAGAAATTACTGAAAGTAAGCGGATGGCGGAAAAAATCGCCAACAGTGAACGGGAATACCGGACTGTCGTAAATAGTCTGAAGGAAATTGTTTTCCGGGTCGATCAAACCGGCGCCTGGACGTTCTTGAATCCGGCCTGGAGCAATGTGACGGGTTATGCGATTGAAGAATCATTGGGGAAAAATGCGCTGCATTTCGTCTATCCACAGGATCGTGAGGAAGTCGCCTGCTCATTTGCAGATTTGCTGGAAGATCGCGTGCAATCGATCAAATTGCAATTGCGCTTCAATACCACCCAGGGTGAATTCCGCTGGATCGACTTATACGCACAGCGTGAGTGTGATGAAAATGACAGACTGCTGGGCTTGACCGGCAGTTTGAGTGATATCACTGAGCAGCGCAATGCGACTGAGCAGTTAAAAGAAAACCTGAGTTTTATCGACGCCCTGATTGAGACCATTCCGCAGGCAATTTACCTCAAGGATGTGGACGGGCGCTATATGCGGATGAATCGCGCCGCCTGTGAATTGTTTGGCGTGACGGAAGCGCAGATGGTTGGCAAAACAGTATTTGACTTACTGCCGCCCGATCTGGCTGAATTCCATCATGAACGCGATTTGAAATTGTATCAGGAGCGCGGCACGCAAAATTATGAGGTCATGCTTAATATCCATGGCCGCCAAGTCTATACCATGTATAGCAAAGCCTGTTTGCTGCGCCCCGATGGCAGTCCGCGTGGATTGGTGGGCACGATTGTTGATATGTCCAATCAAAAAGCGGCAGAGCGCGCTTTGTTACAAGCCAAGGAAGCGGCGGAATCGGCCAGCCGTTCCAAGAGCGAATTCCTGGCGAATATGAGCCATGAAATCCGCACGCCGATGAATGGCATTATCGGCATGACCGACTTGACGCTGGAAACCGAGCTTGACCGGCATCAACGCGAATACCTGGAAATTGTGCGTTCTTCTGCCGACGCCTTGCTGCAAATCATCAATGACATTTTGGACTTCTCCAAAATCGAAGCCGGCAAGATGACAATCGAAGCAATCACCTTCGATTTCAATAAGACCATGCTGGAAACTTTGCGCGTTTTGAGCTTGCGGGCGCAGGAAAAAGGCTTGGAGTTGGCGTTGGAATTGGATCCGGAAATTCCTGCATTCTTGATAGGCGACCCGGGCCGGATCCGCCAGGTCTTAACCAATCTGGTCGGGAATGCGATCAAGTTCACTGAACGTGGCGAGGTGGTGGTGCGCGCCGCAGTCAAACGGCTGGAGCAGAAATTAATGCTCAAGATCAGTGTGACGGACTCCGGCATCGGCATTCCCAAAGACAAGCAGCAAATGATTTTTGAGGCTTTTGCGCAAGAAGATGGTTCTACCACCAGACGTTTTGGCGGCACTGGACTGGGTTTGTCGATTACCCGCTTGCTGGTTGGCATGATGGGCGGCGAGGTGACAGTGGAGAGCACGGTTGGGGTCGGCAGCACTTTTGCGGTCACTCTGGTGCTGGGTATTGATCATGAGGCCAAGCCGGCCCAGCCGCTGGGGGATTGGCGCAGTTTGCGCGGCATGCGTTTTATGCTGGTCGATGATAATCAAACCAATATGACGATTTTGCGCGCGATCTTTGCGCGCTGGTCGGTGGAGACGATTTGCCAGTTCAGTGGCGAGGCAGCTTTGCAATATTGCCAAAGCGCAGCAGAAGCGCCTGACTGTATTGTGATGGATTTCGCTATGCCGGGCATGAACGGTTTTGAGACTGCTGCGGCGATTTCCACTCATGAAAAATATGCGAAGACGCCGATTATTATGCTGTCTTCAACCGGGATGCCGGGGGATGCCACACAATCGCGTAAATTCGGCATTCAATCTTATCTGCTCAAGCCCACCACGCCGGATGAGATATTGCAAGCGGCCTTATCGTTGATCGGCGGCGGACGCAGTCAGCAACAGGCGCAAGCCAGCGCAGCGCGCCTGGCCAACCGCGATCCTGAGCAGTCGCTTGAGATTATGCTGGTGGAAGATAATTTGTCGAATCAAAAATTGGCCACTGCTTTGCTCAAAAAATGGGGCCATAAAGTGGATGTGGCGAATAATGGCCAAGAGGCCTTGGATCGGCATGAACAGAAGAAATACGACATTATTCTGATGGATTTGCAAATGCCGGTGATGGGTGGTTTTGAAGCAACCGGCAAGATACGTGAAAGAGAAGCTGCCGGTGCGCCGCATACGCCTGTGATCGCGATGACGGCGAATGCGCTGGAAGGCGACCGCGAGAAATGCATCGCTGGCGGCATGGATGATTATTTGTCCAAACCCTTCAAGTCAGATGCATTTCAGGCGATATTGAAACGCTATGGCCCATCCGCCACTCCGGCGCCGCAAGTCAATGCGGAAGTGGTCTGCAGCCCTGATATTCCGGCAGTGCTTGGCCCCTTGCAGAGTTTGCAACAAAACGCCAAGCAGTATGATTATGCATCTGGAATCGCCACGGCGGATCAGGAAATTGTCTTGGCGATTGCCGAACATTTCCTGGTGCACGCGCCAGAGCAGATTGAGTATATGCGGCGCGCCTGGAAGGGAAAAGATTTGGATAGTTTGCAAAGACATGCGCATTCCATGACCGGGCTGTTTGGCAATTTCAATGCATTGCCATTGCAAAAAATATCAGATGAAATCAATTATTGCGTCAAAGCAAATGAGCTGGATGATATCCCGGCTTTGTTGGATGCATTGGATGGCGGCTATGCGATGCTGGCGCCATACCTGGAGTCTGCGGCAAAACGGGCCAACCGCTTGATTTGA
- a CDS encoding FIST N-terminal domain-containing protein, which yields MKTTQIKIKANADFDAALTPLAAAGADLLLVFGGVTFFESPKLFDAIKKQFPQTVIAGCSTAGEIAVDRVYDNSCVVTAVKFGAAQVRSSTTEIMGMQDSQDAGSRVAAGLPKEGLRAVLVFGTGVAINGSALVAGMEAVLPQEVAISGGLAADGGAFRQTWTISAEKSADNQIVAVGFYGEAVQLSYGTFAGWEPFGPARKVTRCDQNVLYELDGESALDIYKRYLGDYAKDLPGSGLLFPFEMLGEQQEKSGIFRTILGIDEAQGSLTLAGDIDPKGYLKLMHSSTDKLIEGAETAAKSAYERGNKSINGDALAILVSCIGRKLVMGDRVDEEIEAVADVLGKNTAVTGFYSNGEIAGSTFLGACHLHNQTMTISWISET from the coding sequence GTGAAGACCACCCAGATCAAGATTAAGGCCAATGCCGATTTCGATGCCGCTTTGACGCCATTGGCGGCTGCAGGCGCTGATTTGTTATTGGTGTTTGGCGGCGTTACTTTCTTTGAATCCCCCAAATTATTTGACGCGATCAAAAAACAGTTCCCGCAAACTGTGATCGCGGGTTGCTCAACTGCCGGGGAAATCGCAGTTGACCGCGTCTATGACAACTCCTGCGTAGTGACGGCGGTTAAATTCGGCGCAGCGCAAGTGCGCAGCAGCACTACGGAAATTATGGGGATGCAGGATTCGCAGGATGCAGGCAGCAGGGTGGCCGCCGGCTTGCCCAAAGAAGGCTTGCGTGCTGTGCTGGTGTTTGGCACAGGCGTCGCCATCAATGGCAGCGCGCTGGTTGCCGGTATGGAGGCGGTGTTGCCGCAGGAAGTGGCGATTTCCGGCGGACTTGCGGCGGATGGCGGCGCATTCCGGCAAACCTGGACCATTTCCGCCGAAAAGAGTGCGGATAATCAAATCGTCGCCGTTGGCTTTTATGGCGAAGCGGTTCAGCTCAGCTATGGCACTTTTGCCGGCTGGGAGCCATTCGGGCCGGCGCGTAAAGTCACCCGTTGCGATCAAAACGTGCTCTATGAGTTGGACGGCGAGAGCGCACTCGATATCTATAAGCGTTATCTGGGCGATTACGCCAAAGACCTGCCAGGCTCCGGCTTGCTGTTCCCGTTTGAGATGCTGGGTGAGCAGCAGGAAAAGAGCGGTATCTTCCGCACGATTTTAGGCATAGACGAAGCGCAAGGTTCGTTGACGCTGGCTGGCGATATCGATCCCAAAGGCTATTTAAAACTCATGCATTCCTCCACCGATAAATTAATCGAAGGCGCGGAAACCGCCGCCAAATCCGCCTATGAGCGCGGGAATAAATCGATTAACGGCGACGCCCTGGCGATTCTGGTTTCTTGTATCGGCCGCAAATTGGTGATGGGGGATCGGGTGGATGAGGAAATTGAAGCCGTGGCCGATGTGCTGGGCAAGAATACAGCGGTGACGGGCTTTTATTCAAATGGTGAAATTGCAGGCTCGACTTTCCTCGGGGCTTGCCATTTGCACAATCAAACCATGACCATCAGCTGGATTTCAGAAACCTGA
- the serS gene encoding serine--tRNA ligase: MIDIQQLRKDIASVEKRLAARKFVLDVAAFSAMEGERKGLQTHTEELQGKRNTLSKQIGIKKGKGEDTAELMAEVAGLGDSLKENEVKLAALQARMHDFMMHLPNLPHESVAEGVDESANVEVARVGAPPVFDFTVRDHVDIGSAMGLDFETATKLTGSRFSVMRGQIARLHRALAQFMLDTHTTEHGYTECYTPYIVNGDSLRGTSQLPKFEEDLFAVKKGGQDGQGENLYLIPTSEVSLTNMVRDEILAAEQLPLKLTAHTPCFRSEAGSAGRDTRGMIRQHQFDKVEMVQIVHPEQSYAALEEMRGHAEKILQKLELPYRVVALCTGDMGFSASKTYDLEVWLPAQQTYREISSVSNCEAFQARRMQARFRNAQGKPELLHTLNGSGLAVGRTLVAILENFQQADGSVRIPQVLQPYMGGVAVIRP; encoded by the coding sequence ATGATTGACATACAACAGCTCCGCAAAGACATCGCCAGCGTGGAAAAACGCTTGGCCGCCCGCAAATTCGTGCTTGATGTGGCTGCGTTTTCCGCTATGGAAGGCGAGCGTAAAGGCTTGCAGACCCATACTGAAGAATTGCAAGGCAAGCGTAATACTTTGTCCAAGCAAATCGGCATCAAAAAAGGCAAGGGTGAAGACACCGCCGAATTGATGGCTGAAGTGGCCGGTCTGGGCGATTCCTTGAAAGAAAATGAAGTCAAATTAGCAGCGCTGCAGGCGCGCATGCATGATTTCATGATGCATTTGCCCAATCTGCCGCATGAATCGGTGGCGGAAGGGGTTGATGAAAGCGCAAATGTGGAAGTGGCGCGCGTCGGCGCGCCGCCGGTGTTTGACTTCACCGTGCGCGACCACGTGGATATCGGCAGCGCGATGGGCTTGGATTTTGAGACGGCCACCAAGCTCACAGGCTCGCGCTTTTCCGTCATGCGCGGCCAGATCGCCCGTTTGCATCGCGCCTTGGCCCAATTCATGCTCGACACCCACACCACGGAGCATGGCTACACCGAATGTTATACGCCGTATATCGTGAATGGCGACAGCCTGCGCGGCACCAGCCAGCTGCCGAAATTTGAAGAAGATCTGTTCGCGGTGAAAAAAGGCGGTCAGGACGGGCAGGGCGAAAATCTGTACCTGATCCCAACCTCAGAGGTCTCCTTAACCAATATGGTGCGCGATGAGATTCTGGCGGCAGAACAATTGCCGCTCAAACTCACCGCGCATACGCCTTGCTTCCGCTCGGAAGCCGGCAGCGCCGGGCGCGATACGCGCGGCATGATCCGCCAACATCAGTTCGATAAAGTCGAAATGGTGCAAATCGTGCATCCGGAACAATCTTATGCGGCGTTAGAAGAAATGCGCGGCCATGCGGAAAAGATTTTGCAAAAACTGGAATTGCCTTACCGTGTGGTGGCGCTGTGCACCGGCGACATGGGCTTTTCGGCGAGCAAAACCTATGATCTGGAAGTGTGGCTGCCGGCGCAGCAGACCTACCGCGAAATTTCCTCGGTCAGCAATTGCGAAGCATTCCAGGCGCGCCGCATGCAGGCGCGCTTCCGCAATGCGCAAGGCAAGCCGGAATTGCTGCATACCTTGAACGGTTCGGGCCTGGCTGTTGGCCGGACTTTGGTGGCGATTCTGGAAAATTTCCAGCAAGCTGACGGCAGCGTGCGCATCCCCCAGGTTTTACAGCCATACATGGGCGGAGTCGCAGTTATCCGTCCCTGA
- a CDS encoding VOC family protein: MIGYVTLGTNDLERAAKFYDELLGLYGAKRLMEFPSGYVWGYSMGSPSLGILKPFDQKPASVGNGVMVALAFDSKEKVDAVYNKALELGGTDEGGPGFRGGESFYAAYFRDLDGNKLNAFCIVQG; this comes from the coding sequence ATGATCGGTTATGTCACTTTAGGTACAAATGATCTGGAACGCGCGGCAAAATTCTATGATGAATTGCTGGGCTTATATGGCGCCAAGCGTTTGATGGAATTTCCAAGCGGCTATGTATGGGGTTACTCCATGGGCAGCCCCAGCCTGGGCATCCTGAAACCTTTCGATCAAAAGCCTGCCAGCGTTGGCAATGGCGTCATGGTGGCGCTGGCGTTTGACAGCAAGGAAAAGGTGGATGCAGTTTATAACAAGGCGCTGGAGCTGGGCGGGACGGACGAAGGCGGCCCCGGCTTCCGTGGCGGCGAAAGCTTCTATGCGGCTTACTTTCGTGATCTGGATGGCAACAAATTGAATGCCTTTTGCATTGTGCAAGGCTGA